The Raphanus sativus cultivar WK10039 chromosome 2, ASM80110v3, whole genome shotgun sequence DNA segment TCGGGGAGGCAATCAAGCAAAGAGTCacaattattatatttcaaaacCATGAAATATCAGGTTGGTTCCGGTTAAGGTCGATGGCGTAAAGATCTCTCATGAACCTGTTGTGAGTGGTAAAGACgcaatatttaaaaatctgaGGTTCTACATGTAACTTCCCCTATATCATCTtcctgcttttttttttcataaagttTCTACTCTATTGTTCAACACGTAGAATTAAGGGTTCCGTATATGGATTCATGCAGCTGGACATGTCACCTTGAAACGACCTGCCCCAAAGTATATGATATGTGTACTATGTATACGCAAGAACTGAGCTTTTGcggactttttttttgtccacCGGCCACTTCTGTTGACTATTGACTAAACCAcaagtttcttttttataaaattaaacatattttccaccaaatgataaaaaaaatctccTATCTTTTCACTTTTCAAATTTTActtgtatttaatatttgacCGCGTTCTTTTGGAATAATTTCTTCCCTCGCAAGGTGTGAAGAGAATACAGAAGTAGTTGTCTTCATTTTCATACAAAACAAAGATAGAGCCTGTGTTTCCAACACAACAGAAAAAAACAGTTGTTTTCAAAATGTATCGTCCTAGTATGAGCCTTATGCTATTTCATTTACTTGCTCTTGTGATCTCATGTCAGGCCTCAAAATTCAACAATAATGATCAGACGGACAAACAAGCACTGGTGGAAGTCCGATCACATCTACCATACAACAGCCGGGTTGTACTGGCTTCATGGAATGACTCCTTTGCTTTATGCAACTGGACTGGACTTACATGTAGCCCGAAACACAAGAGAGTCACTGGTTTGGACCTTAGCGAGATGAAACTAGTCGGTGTTATCTCGCCCTCTATCGGTAACCTCTCTTTCCTCGCATCTCTTACCCTCTCAAACAACTATTTCAGTGGTGGTATCCCTCGTGAGGTAGAGAAACTGTTTAGGCTCCGACACTTGAACCTGAGCAATAACGTTCTTGGAGGCGGGATTCCGCTAGGCATATCCAACTGTTTCTACCCTACGGACCATCGATCTCTCCTCCAACAATCTTGAGAATGAAGTTCCTTCTGAACTAGGCTCACTTTCTTCTCTTATCCTTCTGTCTCTCCGTGCAAACAACCTGACAGGGAAGTTACCAGCGTCTCTCGGGAATGTAACATCACTAGAGAAGCTTGATGTCGAGTATAACCACATGGAAGGACATATCCCGTACAGCATGTCTAGACTGACACGTATGAAGTTTCTCCGAATAGCAGCAAACAACTTTTCGGGCGTCTTTCCTCATCCTATACGTAACATGTCGTCCCTTGTGTTTTTATCCATCCCTCTAAACAATTTCTCTGGTAAACTCATGCATGATTTCGACATGATTTTTCCTGACATTCAAGTGTTATTTTTGGGAGGGAACAATTTTGAAGGGGAGATTCCATCTTCACTGGCCAATATATCATCCCTCAGGAAATTGCATATTGGGATGTGTTACATGGCCGGAAGCATCCCTATGGGTTTTGGAAAATTATATAACCTGGAATGGCTTGTCCTCAGTGGTAATTATTTGGGAAGTTACACCACCAAAGATATTGATTTTCTTAGCAGTTTGAACAATTGCACTCAACTGCGGAATCTTGGTGTTGGCTACAACAGACTTGGGGGCATCTTGCCTCTTTCCATATCCAATCTCTCCACGCAATTGAGTCATGTCTCCCTTGGAGGAAACCTCCTTTCTGGGCGCATTCCTCTTGACATTGGAAACCTCGAACGCCTCATGTCGTTCAACGTCGAAGATAACTTCTTGACTGGTGAAATTCCCGCCTCCCTTGGGAAGCTTTCTAGGTTAGAAAGTCTCTACTTACAGTCCAACATGATGTCAGGAGACATACCATCTTCCTTGGGGAACCTCAGTATGATATCACAACTCTATTTGTATCAAAACAGTTTCAAAGGAGGCATCCCTTCCAGTCTTGGAAACTGCAGTTACCTTACTAACCTTGCTCTTTCTTTCAATATGCTGTCTGGCTCCATACCTCAAGAACTCATGGAACTTCCCTCTCTTCTTACCTTGGATCTTTCAAATAATAATCTGACTGGAAATTTCCCAAGTGATGTAGGAAAATTGGTCAGGCTTACTGGACTAAATGTTTCACACAGCCTATTAACTGGTCATGTACCACCATCCCTGGGAAGCTGTCTCGCCATGGAATATCTAGATTTGAATGGTAACTATTTTAAAGGAACCATGGTAGATATGAGAGGGCTGAAAAACCTCAAACTCTTGGATCTGTCCAACAACAATCTTTCTGGTACCATACCTGATAATTTGGTAGACTTCTCCTTGATTCAGCATTTAAACCTCTcggaaaataattttgaaggaCCAGTCCCAACCGAAGGAACATTTCGAAACTTTAGCAAATTTTCCATatttggaaaccaaaatctcTGTGGGGGTATTGTTGAGCTAAAGCTACAGCCATGTCCAGctcaagatgaagaagaagaaaaatcaagaGAGCATACTTCAATGAGAAGGAAAATCGGAATTGGTTTGGGGGCAGGACTGAGTTCGGTTTTATTTTCAGTGTTGTTTATTATCTATCTACGTTGTTGGTTCAAGAAACGGAGCATGCAAGACGTGACATGCAACACAAATAATGACGTGGATTTTTTTGCTATTGCACCACCCCATTCAAGGGTAGGGTATGAGGAGCTTCATAAGGCAACTTGtgggttttctttgaaaaacGTGATTGGGTCAGGGAACTATGGTATTGTGTATAAAGCATTCCTTGGTCCTGAGAAGAGAGTTGTTGCCGTCAAAGTGTTGAATCTTGAGATACGTGGAGCTGCCAAGAGCTTTATCGCAGAATGTGAAGCCTTGAAGAGTGCAAGGCATCGCAACCTCGTGAAGCTCATAACGCTTGCTCGAGCATCGATTACAAGGGTAATGAATTCAGAGCCTTGGTGTACGAGTTCATGCCTAATGGAAGCTTGGATATGTGGATGCACCGAGAAGGGACCAGTGATACAACCTCAAGACCCTTAACCCTTCTTGAAAGGTTTAACATTGCAATAGAAGTGGCTTCTGCGTTGGAGTATCTTCATGTTAATTGTCATGATCCTATTGCTCATTGTGATCTTAAGCCAAGCAATGTCCTTCTAGACGATGATCTAACAGCCCATGTTAGTGACTTTGGTCTAGCTCGGCTGCTCCTAAAATTCAACCAAGATTTATTCTTTAATGAACTCAGCTCGGGAGGCGTCAGAGGAACCATCGGCTATGTCGCACCAGGTATATTATCAAAAATACCATTATTGTTTAAATGAAGAAAAGTAGTTCTTTTTTATAGTTCCATCTTGCTGTGATTTTTGGTGCAGAATACGGAATCGGAGGACAACCATCAATACATGGGGATGTGTATAGCTTTGGGGTTCTCCTTTTAGAAATGTTCACAAGAAAGAAACCAACAAATGAGTTGTTTGGGGGGAAACTTTACCCTCCACAGCTACACCAAGTTAGCATTGCCGGAAAGAGTATTGGACATTGCAGATAATTCTATTATTCTTCACAGCGGTCTCAAAGTCGGCTTCCCTATTGCTGAGTGCTTGACACTGGTTTTGGAGTTGGGAGTTAGGTGCTGTGAAGAGATTTCCACGGATCGGTTGTCAATGAGTGAAGTTTCAAAACAGCTAATCACGATTAGAGAGAGAGGTTCTTCAAGACTAGAAGAGCAGCCAGAGGTTAATGTGTTCATGGGTGCCTCTCTATCTATACATACAATACAATAGCTTCAAGAATTATTGTTATCAACCTCTATGttgcaaaaaaatatgaattatatcTATAGTCTATAGTAATTAATAAGGTTGAGTTTGGAAGCGTCGATGtagaaacacacacaaaagatgCGTcgatttcatattttatttgcCAACTAACATTGACACTGACCTCTTTATTCATGTTTGGTTTTATTTGTGGCGTGGCTAATTTAATGTTCCCTCTGACCTCATCATGTCAACATCACTGTTTGCTGAAtctctatttttaatttatacatatatagtgttgatttaaaaaaaaaaatcagattcacatatctatataaattaaaaaatactaattttgaaaattaaagttactaatttttagataattttattatattaggatttttttatttttttattttaatgataaaaccccccaactatgtttacttaatgtaaaaacccctaaactaaagATTTAACAGTACTATTGGTAATTATGACATGAAAgagtttaattcattaaataaagttagtcTGAAGATTATTtcgttaaatacttagtttagtttttacccaaaacaaacttagttgagGGATTTTAGTGTTAAAAATTCTTTAATTTGCAATCACTTTATGAATATTGAAATGTGTTAACCGTCACTTTGTTCTAATTTGCTTAAGGTGTGATGATATGAAAAGGTTTtttatatctaatctattaaaactaaagtacaattaataaataacccttaatttactttaatatttaccaacttatgccactgcatttaaaacaaattaattctatttaaaaatactttacaaataaaattacaagATATGACactatcatttaattattttattaccttaattatattttcgaga contains these protein-coding regions:
- the LOC108850784 gene encoding LRR receptor-like serine/threonine-protein kinase EFR, which produces MSSLVFLSIPLNNFSGKLMHDFDMIFPDIQVLFLGGNNFEGEIPSSLANISSLRKLHIGMCYMAGSIPMGFGKLYNLEWLVLSGNYLGSYTTKDIDFLSSLNNCTQLRNLGVGYNRLGGILPLSISNLSTQLSHVSLGGNLLSGRIPLDIGNLERLMSFNVEDNFLTGEIPASLGKLSRLESLYLQSNMMSGDIPSSLGNLSMISQLYLYQNSFKGGIPSSLGNCSYLTNLALSFNMLSGSIPQELMELPSLLTLDLSNNNLTGNFPSDVGKLVRLTGLNVSHSLLTGHVPPSLGSCLAMEYLDLNGNYFKGTMVDMRGLKNLKLLDLSNNNLSGTIPDNLVDFSLIQHLNLSENNFEGPVPTEGTFRNFSKFSIFGNQNLCGGIVELKLQPCPAQDEEEEKSREHTSMRRKIGIGLGAGLSSVLFSVLFIIYLRCWFKKRSMQDVTCNTNNDVDFFAIAPPHSRVGYEELHKATCGFSLKNVIGSGNYGIVYKAFLGPEKRVVAVKVLNLEIRGAAKSFIAECEALKSARHRNLVKLITLARASITRPSNVLLDDDLTAHVSDFGLARLLLKFNQDLFFNELSSGGVRGTIGYVAPEYGIGGQPSIHGDVYSFGVLLLEIYTKLALPERVLDIADNSIILHSGLKVGFPIAECLTLVLELGVRCCEEISTDRLSMSEVSKQLITIRERGSSRLEEQPENVIRNQKLESKSKKSGVGRSIENSNASAAKPVYPFFNRNLLFEPDEKQSLCSPLKKVFVERDEAATTTATMEESEPIGPYCSWSGRPV
- the LOC130503152 gene encoding LOW QUALITY PROTEIN: uncharacterized protein LOC130503152 (The sequence of the model RefSeq protein was modified relative to this genomic sequence to represent the inferred CDS: substituted 2 bases at 2 genomic stop codons); translated protein: MLYGICPSMWLYSTSSFSSDVTFPRDAGNFPVRLFARRDRRIREESEPSSEGTSFSRLLEERSMVRRVETVGYAXRNPASKNVIAQVQVSEPKQFLYLTRDTTTEIVVXEGKRCEEREVTDRGRDNTD